The following is a genomic window from Coriobacteriaceae bacterium.
GCTGCGCAAGGCCGGCCGTAAACACGCCGGCGGGACGACTGCCGGGGATCTTGATCTCGCTGCGGGTGCGCTCACGGCACCCCATGGCAAGGACGACCGCACGCCCGGTGAGCCGCAGCATGCCTGTACGGCTCATGAGCGTGACGGTATGTGCCGAGGTATCGCTTGCCGCGTCACTTACGCCCGTGCCCGGGCCGCCTTCGCCCTCGCTCGAATCGATCCCAATCACCATGCTGCCCAAGAACAGTGCAATATCGGTCGCGCGGACCTGGTCAATAAAGCGCTGCGCGTACTCGGGACCGGTGAGCTCCTGTTTAAAGTGCGAAAGGCCAAAACCGGGGTGGATGCATTGGCGCAGGATGCCGCCCAGATGCTGCTCGCGCTCCGCGATGGCCACGCGCGCGCCGGCCTTATGCGCGGCAAGTGCGGCAGCCATGCCGGCAGGTCCGCCGCCGATAACGACTACGTCGAACGCCTGCGTCGACACCGAAGCTACAGTTCTGGCCTCCGCGCGTCTTTCGCGTATATCAAACGTCGCCATGCTAGCGCACCCCCTTCAGCGGTCCCTCAACCAGCCAAGATCCGGCATCCTCTAACAGCACCTCGCTGGGGTCGCAGCCTAGCTCGCGCGCCAGGATCGCCACCACGCGGCTCTGGCAAAAGCCACTCTGGCACCGACCCATGCCGGCGCGGCAGCGGCGCTTGACGCCTTCTGCCGAAACCGCGCCCGGGCGGCGTCGGATCGCTGCCACGATCTCGGCCTCGGGTACTGTCTCGCAGCGGCAGACGATCTGTCCCCACGCGGAGTCAGCCTCAATGAGCTCTTCCTTGCGCGTAAGCGGGGCGCGGTCAAAGTCGTCCGGCGCGCGGCGAATCGGGTCCCAATCGTCCCGTTCGCGCAGGGCCACGCCTGCATCGCGCAGCGCCTGCTCCATGCGTTCGGCAATGGCCGGCGCGCTTGCCACGCCCGGCGACTGAATGCCCGCCGCCTGGAACAGCCCCGGCACCACGGCCGACTGTCCGATAAAGAAGTCGTTCGTACCCTGAATGACCGGACGACCGCCGGCAAATGCGCGCACCACGCGGCGCGTATCCAGATCGGGCACCAGCTTGCGCGCGCCGGTCAGCAGCGCGTTCACATCGCTCGCATAGGTCTGCGTGTCACCCGGCTCGCGCACAGCGGCGGTTGCGGTGATCACGGTGTTGCCGTGCACGGTGCCCGTCACGATAACGCCCTTCGACACCGGCGTAGGCACGGGGTAGAGCGGCATGAGCGTGCGCGGCTCCTTGTCCAGCACCACGATGTTGCCCTGACGCCAGACCATCTGGAATTCCTCGGCTCCGGCCATATGCGAGATTTCGGCGGCGCCGTTGCCCGCGGCGTTGATCAGGTAGCGGCAGCGCACGTTGCCAGCGGGGGTCGCCAGCGTAAAGCGTGCGTCACCGTCTGAGCCCGCGACTTGAATCGCTTCTACCGACGCGGACCGCATAAACGTCACGCCGTTGGTCACGGCGTTCTCCAGCGCGGCGATGGCAACCTCAAACGGGTCGACGTAACCGGTCGAAGGGCACCACAACGCGTACGTCGCCTTAGCACTCGCGCGCGGCTCCAGCTTGTGGATGCGCTCGGGGCCAATGATCGCCAGTTCGGGAACGCCGTTGGCCAGGGCATTCTGGCGCAGCTTCTCCAGGTGCGCGCGGTCTTCATCGTTGAAGCCCAGCACCATCGACCCGGTTCGGCAAAACAAAAATCCCAGCTCCTGGGCCCACGTGCCATATAGCTCGCAACCACGGGCGTTGACCTGCGCCTTTACGGTGCCCGGCGCCGGATCGTAGCCTGCGTGCACCAGGCCGCCGTTGGCTTTCGACGCTCCCAGTGCGATGTCGTTGCCCGCCTCGATCGCGCAAATGGACAGGTCATAGCGCGCGAGCTGCCTCGCGATGGCGCATCCCGTGATGCCTGCGCCTACAATCGCGATATCAAACGTTTCTGCCACGGTGCCTCCCAGACAAGTTGACAGGCTGTCAATAGGACTATCCTACGGTCTGCACACCCCCGGTGCGGCGGCAATGCGGCGAACAGCCCCGCTGTATCCGCCAACGGCAGGCGATGGGAGACTCAGGACCATCGGTGACCTTGTCTGTCGCTCCTGGTGTCAGAGGTTTGTCTCGTTCTGTAACAGTAAGCAGAAGAACTGGGTTCTAGATGTTACAGATCGAGATGTTTGCCAGACGGCCCCTCCGTTTGTCTTGATTTGTAACAGTAAGAGGGGGAAATCGGGCCTACGTGTTACAGATTGAGATTCAAAGTCAGGGAGAGATCTTCTGTCTCGATCTGTAACATCTAGGGACCGTTTTGGGGTCTAGATGTTACAGATTTAGATGAACCTATCAGTCGGTTTCGAATGTCTAAATCTGTAACATCTGGGACTGTCTTTGCCGAGTAACTGTTACAGATTGAGACATTCGGCCTGGACGTTTTCTTTTGTCTCAATCTGTAACAGTTAGCCGATGATTTGGGTTGCAGATGTTACAGATCAAGACAAATCTTCCGACGGATTTTGAATGTCTCGATCTGTAACAGTAAGAGGGGTTTTGGGGCCCATGATGTTACAGATCGAGATTGAAATCGGGGAGGGATCCCTGTGTCTCAATCTGTAACAGCAAGATGGGAAATTTGTTCCCAGTTGTTACAGATTGAGACGTTTGCTCGGCGGCCCTCCCGTTCGTCTCGATCTGTAACACCTAGACCCTTATTTGCCGAGTAACTGTTACAGATTGAGATGTTTGTGTCCGCGCCAGCCCCGTACCCAACCGTAGTCCCATATAAACAAACCCCGTGGTAAACTTGACCGGACTGTTAATATTCCGAAAGGTACCCCTAATGTCCAAGTACATCTCCGAGCTCATGTCGCCGCAGCTTATGGGCGTCATCTACGCCTTCATTGGCTTTATCATCGCCCTGTATGTGCTGTCGGTCGTCTATGTGTTCATCGACGCTCGCCGCCGCGGCGCCAGCGCCTACGTTGCATGGGGCATCATCGCACTCATCCCGTTTGTGGGCCTCATCGCGTACCTGGTCCTGCGCCCGCACTCCTACGCGTCCGACCGCGAGGAGCAGGAGCTGGACATGGCCCTGCGCGAGCGCCAGCTTGCCCAGTACGGTACCTGCCCGCAGTGCGGCGCGCCCATCGAGAAAGACTTCGTCGTCTGCCCGGTGTGCGACACCCAGGTTCGCAACGTCTGCCCCAGCTGCCATCGCCCGCTCGATGCGCACTGGAAGGTCTGCCCCTACTGCCGAACTCGCATCCAGTAACGCATCCATCGCAGGGCCGGCCGCAAGCCCCGGGCGCCGCGCATCCCGCGCAAGCGCCCCGCACCCCGCCACCACACGATGAAGCATGCGTAAAAAAACGCCCGCCGTGCCATTAAGGTTCGGCGGGCGCTTGTATACCAAGGCAACCTGCCTATAATGATGCAAGTTAAAACGCCGAGCGCATCGCACGCACTTGCATCAGGCATCCGAGAGGAGAAAACATACCCATGAAGGCACTCTACAATGACGGTTCGGTGGCCGAGCTCCCGCAGGACGAGGTCACGCACGTCATCCGCCACTCCGCCGCGCACATCATGGCGCAGGCCATCAAGCGCCTGTACCCCGAGGCCGACTTTGCCTACGGCCCCGCGACCGACAACGGCTTCTACTACGACGTCGACCTGCCCGAGGGCGTCAAGATCAGCGAGGACGACTTCCCCGCGATCGAGGCCGAGATGAAAAAGATCGTCAAGGAGAACCTCAAGTTCTCCGTGTACGAGAAACCCCGCGCCGAGGCCATCGCCCTTATGGAGGAGCGCGGCGAGAAGTACAAGGTCGAGCACATCGGCGACCTGGACGACGACGCCCGCATCACCTTCTACCAGCAGGGCGACTACATCGACATGTGCGTCGGCCCCCACATCTGCTACACCAAGGCCCTCAAGGCCTTTAAGCTCACCGGCGTCTCGGGCGCCTACTGGAAGGGCGACAAGGACAACAAGATGCTCACCCGCATCAACGGCGTCGCCTTTGCCACCAAGGAAGAGCTCGACGAGCACATGCACATGCTGGAGGAGGCCAAGAAGCGCGACCACCGCAAGATCGGCCGCGAGATGGACCTCTTTATGATGCGTGACGAGGCCCCCGGCTTCCCGTTCTTCCTGCCTAACGGCATGATCCTTAAGAACACGCTGCTGGACTACTGGCGCGAGATCCACCACAAGGCCGGCTACGTGGAGATCTCCACGCCGCTCATCATGAACAAGCAGCTGTGGAAGACCAGTGGCCACTGGGACCACTACAAGGACAACATGTACTCCACCGTCATCGACGACGAAGAGTACTGCATTAAGCCCATGAACTGCCCGGGCGGCGTGCTGGTGTACGCCTCCAAGCCGCACTCTTACCGCGAGTTGCCCATCCGCGCCGGCGAGATTGGCCTGGTACACCGCCACGAGCTGCGCGGCGCTCTGCACGGCCTGTTCCGCGTGCGCTGCTTTAACCAGGACGACGCCCACCTGTTTGTGCGCCCCGACCAGCTGACCGACGAGATCGTGGGCGTGGTCAACCTCATCGACTCCGTGTACCAAAAGTTTGGCTTTAAGTACCACGTTGAGCTTTCCACCCGCCCCGAGGACTCCATGGGTTCCGACGAGGACTGGGCGCGCGCCGAGGAGGGCCTGCGCACCGCTCTGGAGCAGCTGCACATGGACTACGAGGTCAACGAGGGCGACGGCGCCTTCTACGGCCCCAAGATCGACTTCCACCTGGAGGACTCGCTCGGCCGTACCTGGCAGTGCGGTACCGTGCAGCTCGACTTCCAGATGCCGCTTAACTTTGACCTGGAGTACGTGGACGCCGACGGCACCAAGAAGCGCCCCATCATGCTGCACCGCGTATGCTTTGGCTCCATCGAGCGCTTTATCGGCATTTTGATTGAGCACTTTGCGGGTAAGTTCCCCACCTGGCTGGCTCCCGTGCAGGTCAAGGCCCTGCCCGTGTCCGAGAAGAGCCGCGACTACGCCCACGAGGTGTGCGCCAAGCTGGAGGAGGCCGGCATTCGCGTGGTCTGCGACGACCGCGACGAGAAGATCGGCTACAAGATCCGCGAGGCCCGCAGCATCGACCGCGTGCCCTACATGCTCATCCTGGGCGAGAAGGAGGTCGAGGCCGGCAACATCTCCGTCCGCGATCGCTCCAACGAGACCGTCCAGATGGGCGTTGACGAGTTTGTTGCCAAGGTGCTCGAGGAGATCAAGACTCGCGCCTAAGGCAAGCTGCACAACAATTAACAAAGGCGACCGTCCACGAGGGCGGTCGCCTTTTTGTTAGCTATAGAAGAAAAGCCGCTGGTTAGAGCGGCTTTTTTGTTGTGCAAAAAGGTACAGGTTTTTGTATCTTTCGACGGAGTTCATTATACGAGCAAACTGCTCGCGTTTTCCCAGATTGCACAAAATGCGCCGCGAATGGGTGCATCTCCATACGCCTCTACAAAAACCTGTACTTTTGCGACTGCGCCTAGCTGCGAGCGAGAAGCCTGTTCTTAACGCCCCTGCATCCGCGTGCGTCGCGGAGACAAGAAAAGGGGGCTAGAGATGGAACAGACAATGCGGCGCCAAGAGCAGCTGCCCGGTGCCTTTAACGGTGCCACTACCAACAGCCAGCATGGCCGCGTCCGCTGGTATCTGGTTCACACCCCCAACGGTAAAGAGCGCGAGACCTGCGAAAAGGTCCGCCGCATTATCCCGCATGAGCTGATGCAGGACGCTTTTGTGATGCAAAAGGAGTTCTGGTTTAAGCGGGACGGTGCCTGGTCGCTCCAAACCAAACCCATGTACAAGGAATACTTCTTCGTCGCCACGCGCGATGCCGCCCTGCTCGATAAGGCTTTGGCCCAGTTGAGCTTTGGCTGCCGTATTGCCGGCAGCAGGGAGCGCGCCTATGCGCCCATGCCGGACGATGCGCAGGACTGGTACCGCAGCGTACTCGACGACGACGGCGTGGTGCGCAACAGCGTAGCCCGCATAGAAGACGGCGTGCTGCACATAGAGCAAGGCCCGTTGGTGGGTCAAGAGGCTCGCGTGCACAAGATCGATCGTCGCAAACGTTGGTGCTTGGTAGACGTGGGCGAGGGCGATTTCCGCTTTAGGGAAGTTCTTCCGCTCGACGTGCCGATCAAAACGTAAGGGGCGTTGCACCGGCAATTCATTCGCATTTTGAATT
Proteins encoded in this region:
- the thrS gene encoding threonine--tRNA ligase, translating into MKALYNDGSVAELPQDEVTHVIRHSAAHIMAQAIKRLYPEADFAYGPATDNGFYYDVDLPEGVKISEDDFPAIEAEMKKIVKENLKFSVYEKPRAEAIALMEERGEKYKVEHIGDLDDDARITFYQQGDYIDMCVGPHICYTKALKAFKLTGVSGAYWKGDKDNKMLTRINGVAFATKEELDEHMHMLEEAKKRDHRKIGREMDLFMMRDEAPGFPFFLPNGMILKNTLLDYWREIHHKAGYVEISTPLIMNKQLWKTSGHWDHYKDNMYSTVIDDEEYCIKPMNCPGGVLVYASKPHSYRELPIRAGEIGLVHRHELRGALHGLFRVRCFNQDDAHLFVRPDQLTDEIVGVVNLIDSVYQKFGFKYHVELSTRPEDSMGSDEDWARAEEGLRTALEQLHMDYEVNEGDGAFYGPKIDFHLEDSLGRTWQCGTVQLDFQMPLNFDLEYVDADGTKKRPIMLHRVCFGSIERFIGILIEHFAGKFPTWLAPVQVKALPVSEKSRDYAHEVCAKLEEAGIRVVCDDRDEKIGYKIREARSIDRVPYMLILGEKEVEAGNISVRDRSNETVQMGVDEFVAKVLEEIKTRA
- a CDS encoding FAD-dependent oxidoreductase; translated protein: MAETFDIAIVGAGITGCAIARQLARYDLSICAIEAGNDIALGASKANGGLVHAGYDPAPGTVKAQVNARGCELYGTWAQELGFLFCRTGSMVLGFNDEDRAHLEKLRQNALANGVPELAIIGPERIHKLEPRASAKATYALWCPSTGYVDPFEVAIAALENAVTNGVTFMRSASVEAIQVAGSDGDARFTLATPAGNVRCRYLINAAGNGAAEISHMAGAEEFQMVWRQGNIVVLDKEPRTLMPLYPVPTPVSKGVIVTGTVHGNTVITATAAVREPGDTQTYASDVNALLTGARKLVPDLDTRRVVRAFAGGRPVIQGTNDFFIGQSAVVPGLFQAAGIQSPGVASAPAIAERMEQALRDAGVALRERDDWDPIRRAPDDFDRAPLTRKEELIEADSAWGQIVCRCETVPEAEIVAAIRRRPGAVSAEGVKRRCRAGMGRCQSGFCQSRVVAILARELGCDPSEVLLEDAGSWLVEGPLKGVR
- a CDS encoding zinc ribbon domain-containing protein is translated as MSKYISELMSPQLMGVIYAFIGFIIALYVLSVVYVFIDARRRGASAYVAWGIIALIPFVGLIAYLVLRPHSYASDREEQELDMALRERQLAQYGTCPQCGAPIEKDFVVCPVCDTQVRNVCPSCHRPLDAHWKVCPYCRTRIQ